One stretch of Rosistilla oblonga DNA includes these proteins:
- a CDS encoding YciI family protein yields the protein MKFVCLGYIDETRFADLTQAQRDETMEACFAYDDELRRGGHFIGGEALQSARNAVTLRIKEGKVDVIDGPYAETKEVLGGILLLKANDLNHAIALMSQHPGVTVGPFEIRPADAQINAMIAARQTNT from the coding sequence ATGAAATTTGTCTGTTTGGGATACATCGACGAGACGCGTTTTGCTGATCTAACTCAGGCTCAGAGAGACGAAACGATGGAAGCTTGTTTCGCTTACGACGACGAACTGCGTCGGGGCGGACATTTCATTGGTGGCGAGGCTCTGCAATCGGCTCGCAACGCCGTCACTCTGCGGATCAAAGAGGGCAAGGTCGACGTGATCGACGGGCCCTATGCCGAGACCAAGGAGGTATTGGGCGGGATCTTGCTGCTCAAAGCCAACGACTTGAATCACGCGATCGCGTTGATGTCGCAGCACCCCGGCGTTACGGTGGGGCCTTTCGAGATTCGTCCCGCCGACGCTCAGATCAATGCAATGATCGCCGCGCGGCAAACGAACACTTAA
- a CDS encoding YciI family protein — protein sequence MKYMMLIYGSEEGWTEPEREACMRESMAICDELTQQGKWIASSPLHSVTTATSVRVREGKRQVTDGPFAETTEQLGGYYIIDVDDLDEAIAIASRLPPAKKGTVEIRPLFPLPEREPQ from the coding sequence ATGAAATACATGATGCTGATCTACGGATCCGAAGAGGGATGGACCGAGCCCGAGCGGGAGGCGTGTATGCGAGAATCGATGGCGATCTGCGACGAACTTACCCAACAGGGAAAGTGGATCGCGTCGTCGCCGTTGCACTCGGTGACGACGGCGACCAGTGTCCGTGTCCGCGAGGGGAAACGACAAGTCACCGACGGGCCTTTTGCGGAAACGACCGAACAACTGGGCGGATATTACATCATCGATGTCGACGATCTCGACGAAGCGATCGCAATCGCCTCCCGGCTGCCGCCCGCGAAAAAAGGGACCGTCGAGATCCGACCGCTCTTTCCGCTTCCCGAGCGCGAACCGCAGTAG
- a CDS encoding DUF1588 domain-containing protein, translated as MPMLRLSSLLAFLLIVPSLGSCVVADQSPMSDAMATQFLQQYCIDCHDANTQEGGVALDELSTVTIDNAELWKTVWEQVALKEMPPAEELQPDPILRWKLSTWITAELQRAMKDHGGFQTHLHPTKGNHLDHDLLFGEIPEWIEPTSTPARLWRLHPQEHLTRLNELITREPDFDPKRPGLRTRGDHINPNLDGEVKVYYGLDRVIGWVGGTAAYAAAITGFPPMLTTENHHGLRNYANLYSVNGSEATQIANTAEDILRFMAYGPDAEPYQFADKVGQIDKKYKHGDLRGLAQSLFYGKSPKRPITPVHDLMAKENDTQQDRIAAVNYLFEALTCRPPTDAETAEYLGLLNDAIADLGKEDGALLGLTPIFLDRDALFRPELAEYGTPDQYGRVLLQDQELALAINAAFSYIPPDEALQQAVADGRLKTRQDAKREIDRILADDSIRKPRVLQFFREFFDYDRAGHVCKDNKALISAGGEFNAEKHYRAMFAMTANTDRLVELILQEDKNVLGELLTTDRVVYNAPQDAPYFGQFISSDPPPKPKAVEGKKPARQTRRVTIEKAKLPKGETIHARVAQVVKPLKTARTLTTLPPDQRRGILTHPSWLVAHTDAMDNHAILRGRWIRERLLGDAVPDVPITVDAMLPVEPKSTLRRRMRVTRADECWRCHRKMDPLGLPFEMYNHLGLYRTEEQKKPVDTSGAIIDSGDPGLDGPVENALEMIDRLATSQRVQQVFVRHAFRFWMGRNETIHDAPVLQDAYQAYQESGGSMKALLASLLTSDAYLYRKVDRLSDDNG; from the coding sequence ATGCCAATGCTCCGACTCTCTTCATTGCTTGCGTTTTTACTGATCGTACCATCGCTTGGATCGTGCGTGGTGGCGGATCAGTCGCCGATGTCAGACGCGATGGCGACACAGTTCCTACAGCAGTACTGCATCGATTGCCACGACGCCAACACGCAGGAAGGTGGCGTCGCTCTCGATGAACTCTCCACCGTCACCATCGACAACGCCGAGCTTTGGAAGACGGTTTGGGAACAGGTTGCGCTAAAAGAGATGCCGCCGGCGGAAGAATTGCAGCCCGATCCGATCCTGCGTTGGAAGCTGTCGACGTGGATCACCGCGGAATTGCAGCGGGCGATGAAGGATCACGGCGGATTCCAAACGCACCTGCATCCGACCAAGGGAAATCATCTAGATCATGATCTGCTGTTCGGAGAGATCCCTGAATGGATCGAGCCGACCTCCACACCGGCGCGGCTGTGGCGTCTGCATCCTCAGGAACACCTAACGCGATTGAACGAGCTGATCACGCGTGAACCCGACTTCGATCCCAAACGCCCCGGATTGCGAACTCGCGGCGATCACATCAATCCGAATCTCGATGGCGAAGTGAAAGTCTATTACGGACTGGATCGCGTGATTGGTTGGGTCGGAGGCACGGCCGCTTATGCCGCCGCGATCACCGGATTCCCGCCGATGCTAACGACCGAAAATCACCATGGGCTGCGAAACTACGCCAACCTCTATTCGGTGAACGGATCCGAAGCGACTCAGATCGCCAACACGGCCGAAGACATTTTGCGATTCATGGCCTACGGACCCGATGCCGAACCGTATCAGTTCGCCGACAAGGTCGGCCAGATCGACAAGAAGTACAAACATGGCGATTTGCGCGGGCTGGCGCAAAGCCTTTTTTATGGCAAATCGCCCAAGCGCCCGATCACTCCCGTCCACGACCTGATGGCCAAGGAGAACGATACGCAGCAGGATCGAATCGCGGCTGTCAACTATCTGTTCGAAGCCTTGACCTGTCGCCCGCCGACCGACGCGGAGACCGCCGAATATCTGGGACTATTAAACGATGCGATCGCCGACCTTGGGAAAGAGGATGGGGCGTTGCTTGGTCTGACGCCGATCTTCTTGGATCGCGACGCGCTGTTTCGTCCCGAGTTAGCCGAATACGGGACGCCCGACCAATATGGCCGCGTCCTTTTGCAGGACCAAGAGCTGGCGTTGGCGATCAATGCGGCTTTCAGCTACATCCCGCCGGACGAAGCGTTGCAGCAAGCGGTTGCCGACGGGCGTTTAAAGACACGGCAGGATGCAAAGCGCGAGATCGATCGGATTCTGGCCGACGACAGTATTCGGAAGCCGCGGGTGCTGCAGTTCTTTCGTGAGTTCTTCGATTACGACCGCGCGGGGCATGTCTGCAAGGACAACAAAGCGTTGATAAGTGCCGGCGGTGAGTTCAACGCCGAGAAGCATTATCGGGCGATGTTTGCGATGACCGCCAACACCGATCGTTTGGTCGAACTGATTCTGCAGGAAGACAAAAACGTTCTGGGCGAGCTGCTGACCACCGACCGCGTCGTCTACAACGCACCGCAGGATGCACCTTACTTTGGCCAGTTCATCAGCTCCGATCCGCCGCCGAAGCCAAAAGCGGTCGAGGGGAAGAAGCCCGCGCGACAGACGCGGCGCGTGACGATCGAGAAGGCGAAGCTGCCCAAAGGGGAAACGATTCACGCCCGTGTTGCCCAGGTCGTCAAACCGCTGAAAACGGCTCGAACGCTGACGACTCTGCCGCCCGATCAGCGGAGAGGAATCCTGACGCATCCCAGCTGGTTGGTCGCGCATACCGATGCGATGGACAACCACGCGATTTTGCGTGGCCGTTGGATTCGCGAACGTCTGCTCGGCGACGCGGTCCCCGATGTTCCGATCACTGTCGATGCGATGCTGCCCGTCGAGCCGAAGTCGACGTTGCGGCGTCGGATGCGTGTGACGCGAGCCGATGAATGTTGGCGTTGCCATCGCAAGATGGACCCGCTGGGGCTGCCGTTTGAAATGTACAACCATCTGGGACTGTACCGGACCGAAGAGCAGAAGAAGCCAGTCGACACGAGCGGTGCGATCATCGACAGCGGCGATCCCGGGCTGGACGGCCCCGTCGAAAACGCGTTGGAGATGATCGATCGCTTGGCGACCAGCCAGCGCGTGCAACAGGTCTTCGTCCGCCACGCCTTCCGTTTCTGGATGGGCCGCAACGAAACGATCCACGATGCTCCGGTATTGCAGGACGCCTATCAGGCTTATCAAGAGAGCGGCGGCAGCATGAAAGCTCTGCTCGCGTCGCTGCTCACCTCCGACGCCTACCTCTACCGCAAGGTCGATCGCCTTTCGGATGATAACGGATAA